Proteins encoded together in one Pseudomonadota bacterium window:
- the infA gene encoding translation initiation factor IF-1: MAKEELLEMRGTVVELLPNAMFRVKLENDHEILGHTAGKMRKNRIRVLVGDEVLVELTPYDLTKGRITYRFK; encoded by the coding sequence ATGGCAAAAGAAGAACTTCTTGAAATGCGCGGCACGGTGGTCGAACTGCTGCCCAATGCCATGTTTCGCGTGAAACTGGAAAATGACCATGAAATTCTGGGCCATACTGCGGGCAAGATGCGCAAGAACCGCATTCGCGTGCTGGTCGGCGACGAGGTGCTGGTCGAACTGACACCCTATGACCTGACCAAGGGTCGCATTACCTACCGCTTCAAATAA